The Phragmites australis chromosome 1, lpPhrAust1.1, whole genome shotgun sequence genomic interval tcttaaaaagataggcataaaaaatatatctttaATAATCGGATAATGTTTATCTATGCCGATTCGTAAGCTACATTGACGAAGCAATAATTGAGGATGACGAATCGATggtgttaattattattattgtcggttcataTTCCTAACCGACAGTAATAATTTTTCTACAAATTAAACATGTCTCCTTCAACCGCGCCTATCTCTCATTTCCTGCTCTCTGAGAAGATGCTCTTAATAGGTAGTGGCGGTCGAAGTGGAGAGATGGTTACCACCGACTCCACTACAACCATCTCTACCCCtcatgcacagcttcaacacCATTTTCATGAGCTCCTCACCGTTGCCACTATTCACCGAGGTCGATGCATGTTGTGCCCGCCGTCTCCCGAGCCAACGTGCGCCTTTCGCACTTCCTCATTCCTCTCCCCGTAGTCTCCTCTCACCGTCCTCCAAAACAGGTAGCCACTTAGCGTATGTTTGCCGAGATAGCGTCTCCTGAGCCAATGTGTGGCTGCGTGCTCCTCTGTCTACTCATCTCCTCTCTTCGTGTCTCTACTGTGCAAATGTTACGTGAAGATGGATACGgtaatagattagatctaaagGAATGGTAAAAAACATAGTCACTTTAATCTAAGTTTGAGTGTTAAAGATGGTATATTTACTGTTTGTTTAGATTTACTATTGTCACTATCTTGGATAGTAAATCCAATCAGAATGTCTGAAGAGCTCTTGGCACAATAGCTTTGTAacatatgtttttatttttagatttaggaATAAAATACTATACCTTGAATATTTTAGCTTGCTAAAGAGTTCGTCGTAAAGTATTTTTACACATATGAaaagattatcactgtcggttcaaattttgaactggcagtgatagtacGATTAATATGAATCAATAATGATAGTaggattatcattgtcggttcaagATTTATATCGAAaatgatacttactatcactatcggttaaaAAATcgacaataatatcaattttgAATTGATAGTTATAaaattttctgtagtagtgtcagtGATTAAATCACGTGCCCGTTGTATGAGTTTATACATCTAATCTTTTTTAAACGTGTACTAGATACATCTACGTGGATGAGTATGGGCATAAGTATCACGTCCACGTGTGTATGGGACTTGTACTTAAAAAGGTGATGAACTCAGCTAAATAAAAATTGTTATCATATATGGGTGTTCTGGCAGTTAGGTGGCTGACAGAGCATATGGAGTTAAGGAAGGGTTCACCTTTGTAATTTATTTGCTATTATTCATCATGGCGTCCGCTAGTGAAGACTTGGAAtagcaatttttttatttaaatattgcAGTACATCTCCACAGTTCAATAATGGTTTATAAATACACAAGTCAAGCGCTAAACTACCACATCGtgcaaataaatatttttttttaaaaaaaatgcagcaAACATACAAACTGAACAACCATGAAAGTAAATTTACTAATTACTGCCTCCGGTTATAAATATTTTGGATAAGGCACGGTTTTCAAGACATAGCTTTACCactaattttattaaaatatatttatataatctattgaatttgtgatattatgaaaatatttttcaagagaaatttactcatataattttaagattttcaaattaaatattttaaaagctattgtagttaaagttttaaaagctTGATCAAATAACAGAAAATTCTTGTACCGTATATCCCTCCATTTGAGAACAATTATCGTTACAAAATTGATATTACCATCAACAGAAATTTGGGAAAATAATTGGAActaagcccccccccccccattaaATACTTAATGAACATATTAACATTGCAATTTACCCCTAAAACTTTTACTCTACTTCTCTAATGCTGTTCTTGCTGTGTTGTTGTACTTGTTCCATTTGTGCAGGAAGCGGCTCATCCTTGCGAGTGCAACATCCAGTGTGGCCAAGCTCATGTTGGCGAAGCACACCCTGAACCAGCCGGGCTCCGAGCAATGGCACGACGAGCCCGGCGAGATGTTCAGCTTCACCTCATGCAGCATCCGGTCCCACAGCCTCAGCTCGCCGGCGACGGTTGCCTCGTCGAGCCGCCGCCGCATGTCCATCCACACGAACAGCCCCGCATTGCCGCGCAGGCACGGCACGCCGGCGCGGGCCAGCCCGGCCACGATGTGGTCGTGCCGCTCCCGGAGGCGCTCGCGGTTGGTGCGGATGTAGGCGTCGGCGAACGCCGCGTCCGAGAGCATGGCGGCTAGCGTTTTCTGCGTCTGCGACGACACGAGCGTGAAGCTGGACATGCGCCGCGCCGTGGTGACCACGGCGTCGCTGTACGAGTACACGACGCCGACGCGGAAACCCGGGAGCCCCATGTCCTTGGACAGGCTGTACACGATATGCACGCGCTCCGCGATGCCGCTGTCGCCGCGGCGGGCGCGCGACTCGACGAGCTCCGCCACGCTGACGAGGTCCGGCGCCGTGAAGACCGAGCCGGAGTATATCTCGTCGGAGATGAGGTGGATGTTCTTGCGTGCCACGAAGTCGAGGACGTCCTCGAGGACCGACCGCTTGACGGTCGTGCCGAGTGGGTTCGACGGGTTCGTGAGCAGGACGCCGCGGACGCGCATCCCCGCCGCGTCGGCCTCCTCGTACGCCGCCTGGAGCGCGGCGACCGTGACCTGGAACCCGTTCGCGCTGTCGCAGTGCACCGGCACAATGTTCACTCCCGTCCTCCATCTCAAGTCTCTATCAAACCTGCACACCGAGCGGAGCCGCCATGTCAGAACATACAAAATGCTCTGCTCGTAAGCTGCAGCAAGTGTAGAGCACTGTTGCAATACAAAACGCTCCGCTCGTAAGCTGCAGCAAGTGTAGAGCACTGTTGCAATGTAACAGTGGCACTAgtaagtgcatgcatgcagcttgCTTGATGCTTACCCTGGGTAGTAAGGAGTAGGGATAAGCAGCGCGTCTCCCGGGTTGGCCAGGATGAACGTGAGCAACTCGTTGGCCGCCGTCGCGCCGGCGGTGAGCACGATGCGGTCGGGGTCAAACCTCGCCTTGCCACCCCTTATCTTCTCCATGAAGCTCGCCATCGCCTGCAAGCAAATGACGCCGTCAGTAAGTACATCGTAATTGCACCTTCGTGAGTCCACGACACTCAACCGAAGACGATCGAAGCAGAGCACTCTCGCGCGTTGCACTTCGTGCTTCCTGACGCACCTTCCTGAAGGCCTTGAGGCCGTGGTAGTCCTGGAACAGGGCGTTGTCCCTGAAGCTGGCCACGCCggagccggcgccggcgccagcgccgccccAGCCCGCTGCCTCCGGGTGCTCCCTGAGGTACCCCTCCAGGAGGTCGAACGACACCTGGTTCTCGGCGAGGCCCATCTGTATGACGCCGCTCGGGTTGAAGATGACGTGGTAGGGGTCCTGGTCGTAGGCTTTCCACCCAGCGAAGTAGGGGGAGTCCTCTCCGTGGGCGCCGGAGGTGGCCACCTGGGACAGGGGAGGCGGCGCCTCGGGGCTAGCATCGAGCAACAACAACTTGCCACCCATGGCCTTTGCGATTCGCTCGCACAAAGTAATGCAATATGCAAGTGCAATAAGACTCTTTGATGCTTGCAAAATATGCGGTGCAGTGCAATGGCAGCTCAAGTGTTCAGGAAATGAGCACACAAGGCAGGGCAGGGCAGAGCAGGGTGTGATGATCCTACCAAGTGTGAGGGGTTATATATAGGCAGTGCAAGTATATATACTTGTGTGAAACCACCAGTTAATGTCAAAAGATGCTGGGGAGGC includes:
- the LOC133886796 gene encoding 1-aminocyclopropane-1-carboxylate synthase 5-like, with amino-acid sequence MGGKLLLLDASPEAPPPLSQVATSGAHGEDSPYFAGWKAYDQDPYHVIFNPSGVIQMGLAENQVSFDLLEGYLREHPEAAGWGGAGAGAGSGVASFRDNALFQDYHGLKAFRKAMASFMEKIRGGKARFDPDRIVLTAGATAANELLTFILANPGDALLIPTPYYPGFDRDLRWRTGVNIVPVHCDSANGFQVTVAALQAAYEEADAAGMRVRGVLLTNPSNPLGTTVKRSVLEDVLDFVARKNIHLISDEIYSGSVFTAPDLVSVAELVESRARRGDSGIAERVHIVYSLSKDMGLPGFRVGVVYSYSDAVVTTARRMSSFTLVSSQTQKTLAAMLSDAAFADAYIRTNRERLRERHDHIVAGLARAGVPCLRGNAGLFVWMDMRRRLDEATVAGELRLWDRMLHEVKLNISPGSSCHCSEPGWFRVCFANMSLATLDVALARMSRFLHKWNKYNNTARTALEK